The genomic interval CAACACAGCCCTGTGGCGCAATCTGATGATCGGAGACAGACAGAGCCTTCTTGTCCtgtgaaggagacagaaggaaaatgaCAGTTACTACTAGGCCTGTACCATTTCACTAAGACAATTCTAAATGCACTTTTAAATGGGAAGGCCGAGCCTGAAAGCCCTTTTACTACCTTTGGTGTGATATATTTTTGAAGTCAGGGTGGTTCTTCTGGGATATCCATCCCCGGCGTTGTGGTCGTTACCAAGGTTTTCAACGATGCTTTCCTCGATTTCCCCTCGAGGTAAATGGCTGTGGTCAGATGGCATGCATATTCCTAAGAAAGCCAGAAATAGTGATTAATCCTCAGGCCATAATATGTTGCTGCTAATAGCCAAGACAAGAGCAGTGGGTTATGCAGACACCAGTGTGAGACACCTCACCTCTGTCGCTGCCTTTCTGTTTATCAAAACTCCCCAGAGAAAGCAGTGTCAATGAATGCACTGTTGGATCCTATGGAACACCTGAGGTATAGCCATTTTAAATGCTTTCCCACTAATTGTGGTGGAGGCAGCAGAGATATTTCTGTCTATTTTAATACTACCCTTTGGGGTGGGAAAAAGAAATCCagtcacttaaaaaaattaatcttaaaaataacttCTCTGCTCTGGGTGCTAGTGGCGCAACGCAGTTCCAGATGCCTAGAAAACTACTCGATCTCACCCGCTAGTTACTTTTACTGTATAATTTTGATATTACAGAGATTTTAGTGAGTTCACTCTGGAATGCTGCTGTACCCTAGGAAGTTAGCTACCCTGTAAGTTTATTTCTGGAGACTTCTCTGAGACACTAACATTTTGTGGATCTGTGGTTGTCCGGAGAGTACTTCTTTGAAGGTAGTTGAGGGtggagggaaaggggggggggaggggtggagagctCAGGATGTAAGTGGTACAGAGATCTCTTTAAAAAGCTGGCGAGCAGAGTTTAAGcattctacccccacccccactcccagttGACAACAGTTTTAACAGCCAGAGaccctgagagagaagagagtttaGCAAAGTCATGGAGAGTCCGTCTTAAAAATGCCTGGCTTCCCTTTTAGAATGacctcttcccctttctcaaGTGCCCCCAAGGCTCCCTGAGGATAATTGTTTGATGGAAGGGTCCACTCTCAGGTCTTGTTCTTAGAtcacagagggaggcagggggagaTAAACTTTCAAGTGCTCAAACGCCAGCCCGTGAAGATACATCAGGAGGACCCTTGCATGATGAGCACCGGTTTGCAGGTGGTGCCTTAGCTTTGACAGAACCGGAGCATTTCATTTGATTCCCTGGCTGCTCAAGGGCAAGGTGGTTCCAATTTAAAAGGGAGTCCAAGACTCACCGTTTTTGCAGTAGTTCCCGGGGCAGCACATAGCGTGCCTCATGCAGCGTTTCCTGCGCTTTCGGCAAGCCAGACAAATCTGTACACCTCCGACGCCGGCTGCCCCGCGGCTGGGACTGGAGCAGTACTCGTCAGTGCTGCACTCCTCATCCTCTGCGCACGGGTAGGGCTGCGGGGAGGGAGCGGACTGGTGAGCAACTCAAGCATCCCGGTACCCACGCCTTCACGGTCCCCATCTGCGTCCTCAAAAGCTCTCTAAGCGCTTTGCTCTTAGTGCAGTAATTCCAAGCACACCCCAAATCTCACACACCTAGGATACCCCACTCTCCCTCTCTGAGATCCCGTCGGGATCAGAGTCCTCCAATCCCCTAGACCCCTCTCACCTGGTAGTTGTCAAGAGTCTGGTACTTGTTCCCGCCCTCATAGAGAACTCCGGGCGCCACGCTGACAGCAGAGCCCGGCTGCCCCCCAGCACCACCCAGCGGTGGGGGCAGGTTCTTGATCGCGTTGGAATTGATGAGAACTGAGTTTAAGGTGGCGCTGGCTCCAAGCAGAGGGAGGCTGCAGAAAGCCATCATTGTAAAGACGACCAAGAACCGGACAGCTGCCACGGCGCACACAACCATCATCTCCGAAGGTCGCGAACAGGAAAAAGTCAGGATAAGAGAGGTCACTTGGCACGGCGGCTGCAGAGTCTGGACTGCGGAACCCCAACTTCGGAATTCTGGCGGGCGGAGTCTCGGCTGCCAGGCGCAGGGCTCTGCACCGCCACCGCCACCTCTGGCTGCTTTTATACTCAGGCTCCCAGCCTTCCCAGCTCCTCAGGGAAGACAACAAAGCCGGGATGGGATTTCAAAGctttgggaggagctgggagggggAGTGTTTGTGTATCGGAAGCAGGGAGGACTTTgacactctctccctcccctcgcCCCTCCCTTGCACTATGGTCCCCTTGTCCAGCTCACCTTAGAGTATGGGTTACTAAAGCATTAGAGCCTAACCtgaagtataataataataataataataataataataataataataataataataataataataataggctGGGAGAGTGCGCTCTGCGAGCTTGGGTGCTCTGCTGTGGGGTTGGGTTAGTTCTCTCTGAAATCCTTGTTagagttaaaaataatacaaaaccaCGTTTCTTCTCTTCCACTTATGCGTACCCTCGCTTTCTGTGCACGCAAATAATATTCAGTATTAAATACAACGCGAGCAGTCATTCAAAGGCTTTGTGAAGGGCCCAGGTGGCTCCTATAGTTGCAGATTGACCCTTTAGCGTTGCGATTTGCAAATGAGGGTTCTTGTCTTTTAAGTTTGTCTAGTTGCTtccccccttcccactctccccccccccccaaccctacacacaccaggagaaaaaaaatgtgcaaagacaagaaaatttgcACATCAAATGAGGATGCCAAGGGAAGAAGTAATTCGCTTTTGATGGTGAgtttggggggttggggtggaggcGAGAGACTGCCGTTTGGAAATTAAATCAGggatggaggggagagggaaatgggCACCCGATAATCAAACCATTTAATGTGGTTCTTTGAATCTGGTCAATCCCGGCAGTAGATGAACTTGATTAAGCAGACACGTGAGATCAAAGTGGCTCTGAGCCAGAGCGGACAGGGTCCCTGAGCCCGGTCAGTCCTCTTTCCCTGGTTCCCGGTTCCCAGCGGTGGGTTAATAGAAGAAGATAAGAAACCCGAAGGCTTAGCTCCCGGCTTCCTCATTAGAGTTTCATATCACCGAGCAGAAGAAGGCTTGCTTTTGATCCCAAATCAAACCTCgtccaggacaggacaggacaggaggaaTAACCCTCTAGGGAGATAACAGACAACCTCCTGGAAAAGGAGCGCCGAACCTCAATCAGAGAATGAATTTGAAGTAGTTTTAACCAGTGTGTTAAATAAGAAACAACATGGACATAAGGGTGCTGTGCTTATAAATTAGAGGTAGTGTATGGAGATAATAAAAGTCAAGTCCTTTCTCCAACCATTGCAATGATAAAAGAGACAGTTGTCATGATTTAACAAAAGATAAGAAACCTGCATTAATAATGTTTAAGAACAGATTGATAAATGTGAGATCATAAGCAACTGTTGTGTGTGACTGAAAAGGATCTGAAATCATTGTTACAGAGATGAGCTGAGATGTACTTTGTAGACCCTTAGCTTCGGGGTCAGCTACAATTATTCACAATACTGCCTTATCCATAATAGTCACTCTTGGGAAGCCCCCCACCCCAGTAGTCAATGATAGTCTTGCACAAATATAATCCTGAAGTTGAGCTAGGAGGgatattatgaaaaatatttaactatCTGTTTGGTGGATTTCAGAACTTAAGTGTCTTCTAAGTAACTTTTAATGTTGCCTCAATTCTTTAATGATACACAATGCTGTCTGCACTCACCCCAAACTCCATTCATCCTGGAGAATTTCTGGTGGTTTGTTGAAAGTCCAACATGGATTAAATCCTATGTACTTATCTGGCTTTTATTAGGAATATGTGCAATTGTGTAGCAAGGCTAGTTACCCACAGATGTTTAGAAggtttgaaaacaaagaaaaggctttaaaattttgtttaaaaagtgaATATTAGAAACAATAAAGGGGGGGACAAGTGGTGGGGGGCCTCAAATTATTGCATTCAGCATATTACTAGCAATGTCAATGACCAATGTGCTGAGtatcttttaatttaaattcatATGACATTGCAGAGGAGGGAATGAGAcagcgcccctcccccaccccccgcccattTGGGGGGAGTAAAAAGATATTTCCCTGATCCTGTTAAATAATTCTCGAAATACAGATACGCTGCACTCCTCTTCCTGTATTCTGAAGGCATGATGCCTGGTTACCATGCCAACTCCAAATGAGCAGAAATGCAGACCTTAGCTCGCCAAGAACTGAGGCCCACAGTTGAAACCATGGTAGCTAGTTTGGTAGCTAGTTTTGGCACTCCCTACTTTTTTATGTTCCTTCTGAAGGTGTGAATGGGTCCACACCTGAGGCTGAAGCACTCTGCTTGTTGCTTTAAGAACAAAATGAACAGCCACCTTCAAGTTACTTAGGAAAAGAATGAGACAGGGGGGAGAAACTTGCCTGATTCAGTGCAGGCTAGTCTCCATTTGTGAACACCTGTTTTGATTTAGCTCCTGGGCATCATAATCAGGACATAAAGACTGAAAGAGATGCTCACTGCTCCTTCAGTGCCAGAGAACACCCAGAGGAGCCCTTTAAGAGCCTTGCTTTAATATGCTGAGTCAGGCTCCTTCCAGTCTCTCCAGTAGcctgggaagcatggtagcaagTCACAGagggagttttgttgttgtttggttgttgttgctttgggGAGTCTTAGTGCTTTAAAACCACTGGAATCTCACTAGGTAGCCTGCGTGTTAGATTTTCTGTCACCGTTTCCTCCAGTTTTAGAATTATGGGTGTGTATCACTACGTCTGGCTCAGTTTTGTTAATTAAATAGATTTTACTTGGTACATATTGGTCAGgattaaaaagaagagagatcCAGGAACTAGAACCACGCCCCAGTTGCAGGAAGTCAGAGGTCACATGACTCCAAGTCTCATGCAGCCAGGTGATGGAGTGGCAGGCATATCTGTTAAACTTAGTTTACTTTGTTCTGGAAGAAACTTTGTCTCTTGTTGGAGATGCTCTAAATATGACcatagttatattttatatataatatgaatacagttaatattttatattagatTTAAAACTAGGAGGAATGTTTGGCGCAGTGGAATTGAACTGTGTGtgtaactcaaagaaatcacaaGACATGACTTCCTTCTGTTTTAAATGTTGGGCAGCAGTCTACAATATTGGCCCTTTTGATTCATGAGACAAAtgacaaataatatttaaagatgCAGTACCCTGGGATATTTGCAAACTACTCTCTCACCTTCATTATTTGGGgttcttctctgcctcctccaatctcctttcccctccccctcttcataCTTTTTCTCTCCTTGTCAAACTGAAGGTAGTTGATCTGTTCacatttagtttttgttgttgttttcttttcttgtttgtttgtttgtctttcaagacagggtttctttgtgtagccccggctgtcttggaacttgctctgtagatcaggctagcctggtaCAGAGATCCGAacgtctctgcctccaaagtgctggaattaaaggcatgggccaacTCCACCCACCCGGCCTAACATTTAACTTTTCCTTCAGTAAGAAAACATGGAGTAGGTGCTGCCAGCATCTTCCTTGGCACCAGTCTTGAATTAATAGCAGAGATTTCCCATTCCTGatgtttaataaaaaagaatatgacTTTATCCTTGACTTTTAAAAGATTCTTAGTTCCTATGCTCATCCTGCTAGAAGAGCTTTCAGAAGTGACTCATGTTTGGACTCCCTTGAAATGGTAGGTTTTCTGTACAACACAGAGGAGCAAGTGAATTTGGGGTGCTTATCTTCCCTCTGTCCCCGGAGATGGCTAGCCTAGATAAATCCAGCGTCACAAGACTATCTAACTCAGCTCCGAAAATGATCCTGTTGAAACAAACTGCCCGAAGCTCAGAAGCCAAGGAGGCTCACTAATGTCTGGTGAGAATGATGCCAAGCCAGACACCAGCCTGCATCTTTTAGGAGGTCCCGATGGCCAGAAAGGCCTGTGATGAGTAGGGTCTAGGAGTCCAGCTGCCTCATACTATCCCCTGAAGGACTTAATATTTCCAATCATATAGGACAGTGCCATCATAAGGTGGGGCACGAACAGCAGATATATAGGAGGTTGAATTTTCTTCTGTGCCACTGGGTTCTTGTTATACTTCTTTCATCACACTGGCATCCTCCAAGGGCTGTGACCAAAAGGGCTCCTTGCCACCACACTGGAAGCTAGGGCTGAAGCTCCACACTGGACTGCAAGGTGACAACCATCCCCTTGTGACTGTGAATCTAGCTTTCTTTTGTAAATGTCAGGCTCAGAAGACAAGGGAGCCCCCTTCTGGATAAGAAAATAGTCTTTAAGTAGTTGGTGCAAGGCCTTTTGTCTTCAGGTTGAATGTCTTTCAGACAGCTTTATTAAGCAATACTCACTGCTGTGGACTCTGGGAACTTGCTGATTTTGGAGAATGTAAACTAAGTTCCTGGAAATATGGTGAATTACGTGACTGCTTGGTTTTCTAAAAGATGcctgagaagaagagagggagagaatgaatgaatgaatgaatgaaaatgagaacGAATGAATGATTTTGTTTCTTCATCCCCAAATTTCCAGCTAGTATATTGTATTAGGACCTTGGTGGACTCAAGATGTAGGGTAGAAACAGTACTAACTTCTGCTAAGGTGTCGGGGCAAGGATTCTTCCTCCTTGAGAGGAGAAGTCTTGGAGCTCCAAGCTGAGGCTGCCCTCTCTTCTTGCTAGGGTGGGCCTCGAACCCCCATTGCCAGAGTGCTTTCTCAGGCTCAAGCCACTCACTGCAGTCACAAGCCATCGCCACCTTACAGTAGTGTAAAATGAAGCTTGCTTAAAGACTCTTTGATGAGGGAAGATCAAACAGCTCAGGGTACCCCTTTTAATCAACTGTGAGCCAGGTGGCCTCATAGAGCGCTGGgtttgctgcttctgtggacttTGTGCTTAGCAAATTCATCAGCGTAATCCCGTTGAAGCCTTGGCCTGGGCGCAAATCTCTTCGCACTACACTGCTGCTGTGGGTCCACGGTGTCAGTTCACGGGGCAAATAAATCAGGGCTAATTAGAAGTGGGGAGggtagaggaggaaaggagagagacacaggaagattTCTCCTCCAAGAGACGTTAAGTTTCTAGTGCGGGAAGGAGCAATCCCGTTCCTCTGCTGCCCCCTGGTGGATCCTATCGGAAGTGATCCGGAcctaaagtgaatttaaaaaaaaaaaaaaaaaaaaaaaaaaatctttggaagacttgttttgtttttccgagacaaggtttctctgtgtaatatccTTGGCTTTCCAGGAACTCACGTTTTAGACTacgctggcctggaacacacagtcatccaccagcttctgcctccagagtgttgtaATTAAAAGggtgtaccatcacacctggtaTAACTTCTCCATCTCTCACACTGAAAACTTTGCAAAGCTAAATAGCCTCtctagcttttaatattctataCAATACGTTGTAAGTCTTCACATAATAGATATGATAAAGATCATATCTATTAAAGATATGATAGTATCCGACCGCTGTCTAAAGACTAAGGAGTTGGGGTCTGGCACAGAGGTTCTCAGTGAAATGTTTATTCAGTTAGGTTTAAGGTGCACACCAGCATTTCGCATTCCTGGATGAAAATGTTAGGCTCTTCCAATGATAAGTACCACACGTAAGGAGAATCCTATGCTGCATGTGCTTCAGGAAAGTTCAGACATCTATAACCATCTTCAtaaaacattttggaaaatgaaaatataccaTTTGTTTCAATGAGAAAACGTTAATttcaaattttccatttttaaaaagaatattatcTAGGGGCTTATGAAAATACATGCAGGAAATAATTCTATGcctattattaatatttcttttttaaaaaataaaagatgctgGGACTCGTGtaagaaataacattttcaaGCATTCAGCTGGACATTTATAGTCTACTAAATTTTAGATATAACAAGtgctaattataaaattatacagCATTCTGTTCATATTGTGCTTTAGATTATGTTTTCTAAGAATGATTTTAAAGAAGTAAATTAACCTCCAACAAAAGACCTCAAGAGCTTAATTGTTTTCCCCCTGTTGTTGCTTGGGACAAGgattcaccatgtagcccagacttGTCTTGACATGGCAATCCTCTTACCTCGGTttctaagtgctaggatgacaAGCCTGCACCACCTGACCTGGCTTCTCACTGATAATTTCGTTATTCCCTGCTGTGTCTTCTCCTTGAACTATGTGCTCCATCCGTACCTCCAAAGACTGCTGTATCAATTGGCTCTACTTATAAGAAAAGTCACTTTCATGTAAGTTGCAAGCCTGAGAAACGACTGAAAAGCAGTTTGCGAGTTTCAGAAGCTTTGTGGGTTCAGCTTAGCTGCAAATGTACTTAGAAGGTACAGGAGCGGTAAGGAAAGCTAATTAGCCCTCCGTGAGGACTGGCTTCCTTTCTTTGCTCCTAATGATGTTAGAGGAAAACTGGGGCTAGATCTGTAAGCTCTACGTCCTCAGGTTTGTCTTTTCTGTGCTTTTGGTTGTTGGTGTTGttatagatttttaaacattgttaTTGTAACAGCAGGttgattaaaacaaaagaatagaaacCCACACAGCATATTAATCAGACTTACCCCCAAACACCACACAATGCAGTGATTATAGAGTAGACATTTGAAacagaacccagagcttcatatTTTACACTTCCACtatggatatattttttttattgttgctatAAAAAAATCCATGATAGAATTGGAACAAGAAAACTGTCAGTTGTACATCGGCGTTCATAACTCATCCAATCTTTCCTCATCCCTTCACATTCAGCCTTTCTTATTCTTGTTGCATGCTATACGATATCTACATGCAcacttgtttacacacacacacacacacacacgcatattgTCACTAGATTCTGCATATGAAGGAGaatatgtttgttttttctttctgagattgttTGGCTTCCCAATACTATACAGTCTGAATACAAATTTTTGCAAATtttgtggtttcatttttttttcagagctaaaTAGTATCCTACTTTACACACAtactgtccaggccagctggacaatcaagtgggacccttagaccctgtggagaggactgagatgcgtgagaaaataaggaggcacagcaagtcaagaagtctg from Arvicanthis niloticus isolate mArvNil1 chromosome 1, mArvNil1.pat.X, whole genome shotgun sequence carries:
- the Dkk1 gene encoding dickkopf-related protein 1, which produces MMVVCAVAAVRFLVVFTMMAFCSLPLLGASATLNSVLINSNAIKNLPPPLGGAGGQPGSAVSVAPGVLYEGGNKYQTLDNYQPYPCAEDEECSTDEYCSSPSRGAAGVGGVQICLACRKRRKRCMRHAMCCPGNYCKNGICMPSDHSHLPRGEIEESIVENLGNDHNAGDGYPRRTTLTSKIYHTKGQEGSVCLRSSDCATGLCCARHFWSKICKPVLKEGQVCTKHRRKGSHGLEIFQRCYCGEGLACRIQKDHHQASNSSRLHTCQRH